The sequence GGTAAGCAGAAGAACCGGATGAGACTAAAGGATACGTCACTTTCTCATTAACCAATGGACCCGAATACCATGTCTCCCAGGTATAGCATTTAATTTGATTCTCTTTACAAACAAATTGTACCGATTTTGACATAATTGAGTTAATGAAGTATGTTGAAAATGTACCATTCTTTAGTTATAACTGTATGGATTCAAGTTTAGACTTTTTTTATTGTTGCTATAAAATGTATTTACACCTTGCAGTATGTTTTTTATTTCCAAATCACGAACTGCAAACGTCCGTTTTAGGTTATGTTTTTAATTATAAAAATGGTGATTGTTACTTCAGATTGCTGATGCAGTAGTAGTAGCGAGATACCTAAAGGCGACACTTGTTGTTCCCGACATTAGAGGAAGCCAACCTGGCGATCGGAGGTTAGTCTTTTGCTTCAATTAACATTTGCATTTTTGCTGTAGATATAAGTTTATGCTGGTAGTATAAATGTATAATGTATAATTTGTTGGGGATGTTTAGAGTAATATAAATAAGATACTCCCTTTGTAGTTAGAGGTAAAACTGTAAAGTAAACAAAAAATACAATATCATAATGACATTtcataaactgtgtattttttgtctgtgGATTATTAAATTGGGATGGAGAGAGTAATCAGTTGTAACAAAACGCCCGGAGATAGCGTTTGGAGTAAAGTTGTAAGGATCAGATAACAGTTTTAAAAGTAATTGGAAAATTCTAAAAAAATTAAGGGATTTACATTTGTCTGTCTTATTCTTGTTTGTTTCCTCAAAACAAAATGTTACTTTATATGGCTTTATTAATTGATGTTTAAAGTCAAAATACACGTGATTAATCGATTTGGTATATGTTCTAGGAACTTTGGAGATATTTATGACATCGAGAAGTTTGTTAGTAGCTTAGACGGAGTAGTGAAAGTAGTAAAAAGTCAACCATCCGAGTTATCATCAAAGAATCTTGCTGTTTTAAGAATCCCTAATCGTTTGACCGAAGACTACATTGTGGAAAATATCGTACCTGTTTTCAAAAGCAAGGGAAACGTACGACTAGCAACTTATTTCCCATCTGTGAACATGAAAAAGGGTAAAGATGAACAAGAGGAGAAAGTTACAGTCGGATGTTTGGCGATGTTTGGAACACTTGAGCTACAACCGGAGATTCGTGAAGTGGTTGACTCGATGGTTGACCGGCTCAAAACGTTGAGCCAGAAGTCAGACGGTCAGTTTGTAGCAGTTGACGTAAGGCTCGATATGTTGAACCATAAGGGTTGTCAAGGTTCTAAAAAATGCTATGGCCCACAAGAGATTGCGTTGTTTTTGAGGAAGATCGGATTTAGTAAGAACAGCGCTGTTTATTTGACACAATCTCGGTGGGATAGCCAACTTGATACCATGAAAGACCTCTTCCCAAAAACGTACACGAAGGTAACAGATTACTTGCTGATTTTGAAAAGTACGATAAATTAGATATATGATGCCTTATATAAATATTAGATTAGATAGATATTACAATTACATGGTTTTTGGGGCGAAAATGAAGTATTATAAAAAAGGAGTCTTCATAGTTATGTTAAGAATTAGTTACTGGCTTTCATAAGTAGTAGTAGTGTAGTTTACTGATAGGGTGATAGATATTTACATGTTCATGTACCTTTTTTTTAGCGAAAAAatcatatatattaataaaaagatCTGAAGTTGATGTACTAATATTAAATACAAATGTGTCAGCATTAACTGCACAATCACAAGATGACATCTAGAACACCTAGCATCATGTTATTAAGAATCTCACTCCATTGTTGGCTATTAGTAAATTAAAAATCTACAAGTTGATGTATTTTGTTACTTTGTTATATGAAAATTTTAAACAATAAATGTCAGCACTACTTGCACGCTAAATAAAGGACACCAAACCTTGATTTTTTTACGAAAGTAAagattaattaaatttaattatgaaacTTATTACAGGAAGGGATTATGCCAATGGAGAAGAAGCAAAAGTTTTTGGGATCAGATGCTTCTGAGTACGAAAAGGTGATAGATTTCTACGTATGTTCAGAGAGCGATGTATTTGTACCAGCAATATCTGGTTTATTTTATGCAAACGTAGCCGGTAAAAGAATAGGTTTAGGGAAGACTCAGATACTTGTTCCTGATGACGATGCTTCAGCTTCGTCTGCTGCTGGGAACTACATTTCTCGTTATGTATCAAAGAAGAACCACATGGCGTACTCCTGTTTCTGCTAGCTAGCTTTCCATTTAATAGTATGGAATAAAAGTATGGTACCATAGTTTGATCAAGACTGTTTTTGTTATATTCGTTTTgatatatttataaaagtatagCAACAGGCAGTGATTGGTGTGTTGTAAAACAGTGTGGTCAAGTTTTGTATTGTTCTGAATTTAGGTGTAATACAATGAGTAAAAAACATATATAACCACAAGACATACACCAACAAATAAGTAGATACATTGCCCATACTAGGATGAATAGAGTGAAAGTGATATGGAAGGCATATATTGGAGTACCATAAAGAGAGCGAAGGTCACTGATGATTAACTATGGTCCAAACTAGACCCTACCTGACCCGCTCATTTTGCCAGGCCTAATTTATATAAACGACGTAAACTAGACCGTAACTAGTACTAAAATGTAATAAATACTCCATATTAGTGTTGGCCCATCTTCTGTATATAAaaaagggattatcaccaaaatgacCAAATATTTTGGTCCCCTTGCAccagagcccaaaaaaaaaaaaaaaaactgacaaaatgccctcgcaaggcgcaaggtacCTTGCGACCATGCGTATTTGCGTCTTTTCTAAAAAATTACGGTTAAATGACATTTTTCAACCTGTCACTCGACACTTTCATCCGACTTCGCAAACACGCAAATAAAGTCACACAGGCGATTCGCAACAACGCAAGCACAAACGCAAACCCTCTTCCATTATTACTACCAGATTCTCCTCCTTCATCATCTCCACCACCACCTAACCCCTCTTGCTACCACCGTGACTTCTTATACTAGCCTACAAGGGTTTTCACGAAGTATTAGGGTTTTCACGCAAAAGAAATCGGGTTTTCACGAAGTAATCAAGCAAATAATCAAGGAATCAACCTTGCAACGATGGCGAGCACCCAGGTTAGTGATTACTTTGTTGTTTATGTGTGTGTTATCTGTTTATTTTGGCTTCGATGCGAATTGTATAAATGTGCACACCAACTGCTCGATGAAATGTCTGTTCGAGGTGTATTTGTGTTTAACGAAGTACAACCGTTGTTTTATGACATGCAACTGTATTTTGGGTTATATGTTCGAGTGAAACATACATTAACTGCTCGTAAAATTATGGAAATTGACTGGACGCAAGACCTAGTTTGCGTGCTTGCGTACCCAAAGCTAGTGGACGCAAGGTTATCTTTACGTCCTTGCGTGTTCCCAGAAGATTGTCTTTGCGTCCTTGCGATTGTCAATTAAACGGACGCAAGTTTTATCTTGCGTTCTTGCGTCCTGTTACTTTCTGCTGATTTTATTGTTACTTATGCAGGGATTTGTGGAAGGAAAGTTAACGATGAAGAATAAGTTGAGCGTTATAGGGGATGTGAAGAAGGTCATGACTGAGAATCAAATTAAAAAGTTTAAAGAAACGTGTTTCGGTccatggttagatctagaatacttTGGTAATGATCCCGGGCTTGTACATTGCATGCCCCAACGGAAGAGTGTGCGGCCGGATAGACTAGATAATGTTAAGTACCCCGATGAGCATGAGGATATATGGTTTCATTTCCAGAACAATTTTTCGATTAGATTTGGTCGCCGTGAATTTTGTCTTGCTACGGGTTTTTTGTTTAGTAGCCGGACGGACATGGCGCATTACATCCCGAAGAATTATGACGTCCAGACCGCACCTATTAGACGACGtttatttaagggttttaaagattcTCAAAATGTTTTGATTAGTGATGTTGAAAAGATGCTTTTAAAATCTGATCACAGCCGTATTAGTGACGATGATGTGGTGCGATTAGCAATTATCTTGATTGTAGAGAGAGGTTTTATGGGTAAACAATGGATCCATGTTGTGAATAAAAAGTTTTTATGGCTAGTCGAAGAGTTATCGCGTGTTAATCAGTACCCTtgggggtctcgtatttgggaGCCAACTTACGAAGCGGTTAGTGAAGGGTTTGTTATTCgtgaaagccaattagagagtggaAAGGCGTACACTTTGGCGGGATTTATGTGGGCATTCAAGGTAAATGGTTGAATATTTATTGtttaatgttaatatttaagaTGTAACATAAATTGTTTTTTATTtgcagatttggattctcgagtcttaccgtcgtaccattaaacCGTTTGCAAAAAAGACtgacaagaatggagtaccgaggACTCTTTTTTGGAAGTGTTCATCTGCCGAGTCATTTGGAATGTCTGAATACCTTAAACTCCTAGATATTCAGGTTAGTTACATTTTAAAAATGTTAGCCTATCCTAAATTGTTGCATAGTTTATGTaatgacccgccaaaatcgctattgacgcagtacgttattcaccggtttcattgcgaggtattgacctctatatgatacgttttgtaaacattgcattcttttgagaagacacaccataaatgaatatctaaatccaaggctttcgacatctgatgatttctacatatagacaatcaccgtaaataatagtttacaataatacatccattgataatacagtcaaaataagatacatggtgatgattttgtgaatgcaaagttttctctaataaagcatgtatgactccatgcacatagcttgtataacgtataagcaaacagcggaagacttctagagacctgagaataaacaagctaaaaagtgtcaacacaaaggttggtgagttcatagttttaatattgcgcataatctgtatataaaggtggatcacaagatttcagttgtttcatccagaaacgtttatcaaaatattctacaagattgagcaccctggtaactaaactttaacgtatatataataagtacccctgttttaacatacatgcaaccaacatgtacaatacacgcaaaccaacgtgtactaacctcaaatagcatacgtctgttttatagttcaggctagggtttctatacctggaacagacggggatgtcaagccctatggatccatataccactattcgcgcccaccagttcttataaccggcagttactagttaccaaagctaaaggattttcggttcaaactcagtgtagaatttagtatgtacttgtatccattgtgtttaaaataaagtacatgtattctcaacccaaaaatatatattgcaaaagcaattaaaaagggagcaaatgaaactcacctgacaacttcagaaataaatcacagagatgtgaccgaatatcggaatgcaagtaaccgtagacctcaacctagagaacatatgttggtcaataagtgtctaataagctaggtcggtccatagggtaagtatagtcctattgctcaagtccgactcataaatttagcaaagtttagcaaaagtcaacagaagtcaaagtaagtcaaatgtaagtcaaacgcaagtcaaacacagtcaacatggtcaaaacaaataaacaatctcataatattacccaagttggtcaaataatcaaacataagcCAAACTTAGGTTAtctatttttacttagaaaaaaatattatttacatatatgtattttttaggtattttgcagctgattccgggtcccaccaactttgatataatatcttaggtcgtgaccattggaaagtatatcatcccacctttctatagacagtttatttgatgaaaacggagttacggtttgaaagttatggcctcgcgaaaacagccttccgaaacataaactgctgataaaatgtaaactgctgataaaatgctgtgttcaaaatcagcaacgattacccattttcacgcttgttttaaacctgtttagacttaacaaaatcatacatataatatatcgttttaaagcatgtcgtaaatactttcaataccaattaatagtttttatccagacttaactgatttcaacttacgagttCGCAAATTAGACCCAAGATTCATTTTTGACATTTTACCAAAACTAAAAGTCAGCCCCAACATCCTGTTTTCAGGCTCGTTTTAAACTAGTTTtgactcgacaaaatcatacatatctt comes from Rutidosis leptorrhynchoides isolate AG116_Rl617_1_P2 chromosome 4, CSIRO_AGI_Rlap_v1, whole genome shotgun sequence and encodes:
- the LOC139903966 gene encoding protein MANNAN SYNTHESIS-RELATED 1-like, which translates into the protein MGIDPRQIVAGVLTVTMFLMLGNMVKRQHFDAPISHHVNRAGLTQSFDEKDSDRSVAVDGDSSWKAESAGLKPCWSKSILEEPDETKGYVTFSLTNGPEYHVSQIADAVVVARYLKATLVVPDIRGSQPGDRRNFGDIYDIEKFVSSLDGVVKVVKSQPSELSSKNLAVLRIPNRLTEDYIVENIVPVFKSKGNVRLATYFPSVNMKKGKDEQEEKVTVGCLAMFGTLELQPEIREVVDSMVDRLKTLSQKSDGQFVAVDVRLDMLNHKGCQGSKKCYGPQEIALFLRKIGFSKNSAVYLTQSRWDSQLDTMKDLFPKTYTKEGIMPMEKKQKFLGSDASEYEKVIDFYVCSESDVFVPAISGLFYANVAGKRIGLGKTQILVPDDDASASSAAGNYISRYVSKKNHMAYSCFC